From Mucilaginibacter gotjawali:
GAATGGTATATGTTAATAAATCCATATGATTTTGCAGGATTAAGACTGAAACAATAGCTGTTAAATAAATCGCTGCAAAAATTAAAATAAATGTCTTTTTAAAGCCTATGATATTTTGATAAATCAATAAAAAGGGAACGATAAAATAAAACTGCCACTCAACAGTCAAAGTCCAAAAATGGCCGGCGATAACAAACTGACTTTCAATAAAATTGAGATAAAATAGACTATGCAGAAAATAATATATGCTATTTAACCGGGCGTTGTAAAAAACGTTTGCCGTTACGATATAAATAACCACTGAAGCATAAAACGCAGGCGACAACCGAAACCATCTTTTTAACAGAAACCTGTAAAAATCGTGGTAGGAAAAATTGGATTTTGAAGCATAGAAATAGTACATACAAAACCCACTGATAACGAAAAAAAGGTCAACACCATTTCCGCCCAAAGCTAAAAAATCAGATATATCTATTTTCCCAACGTAACACCTGGGGTTTCCGTGTATTACCCAGCAGTGTATCCATAAAACCCCCATGGCCGCTATAAACCTAAGGCCATCAAGCGTTTGTATTCTTTGTCTCAAATAT
This genomic window contains:
- a CDS encoding acyltransferase family protein, whose translation is MRQRIQTLDGLRFIAAMGVLWIHCWVIHGNPRCYVGKIDISDFLALGGNGVDLFFVISGFCMYYFYASKSNFSYHDFYRFLLKRWFRLSPAFYASVVIYIVTANVFYNARLNSIYYFLHSLFYLNFIESQFVIAGHFWTLTVEWQFYFIVPFLLIYQNIIGFKKTFILIFAAIYLTAIVSVLILQNHMDLLTYTILFRSAEFGCGILSARLLLKKDFVLLNRVAWLAAFIAVTYLGRILVSNAILSLSAEFYNLFKLAGFTLMGFGFAGILYLSVTSVKWLNLVLGNVLFKKMGRISYSFYLLHALIIPVVAEFVIKYAPGLKGISAPLVTMTISAVILYPLSLLSFNLFEKPFLSIGNLSSK